The following are from one region of the Capsicum annuum cultivar UCD-10X-F1 chromosome 1, UCD10Xv1.1, whole genome shotgun sequence genome:
- the LOC107856899 gene encoding uncharacterized protein LOC107856899 has protein sequence MAFNKPKKPLFSLNSNLCTTLFFIVLFTIPTLLLLHTPTNSICTSTSLKIKSWSGDLRDAEFSWNRLKFNNKDPTLKTLKIAVFSRKWPMSATPGGMERHAYTLHMAMARRGHQVHVFTSPPMEHVTPTTSHMIDDSTQSPNLSPIIHWHEGEAGKWRYNKAWEHYEKENEREPFDVIHSESVALPHHVALGLSNLVVSWHGIALESVQSRIFQDLARNPNEPMSSTFNQGLQGMIPKVLNEIRFFHNYAHHVAISDSCGEMLRDIYQIPRRRVHVIVNGVDEEEFGEDSRLGHDFGSKIGVPRNASIVLGVAGRLVKDKGHPLLYEAFSQLKEKYPNVYLIVAGSGPWLQRYKDLGPQVIVLGSMNPSELKAFYNSIDIFVNPTLRPQGLDLTLMEAMMSGKPIMASRFPSIKGTIIVDDEYGFMFTPNVESLVEALERVVEEGREKLARRGKACREYAASMFTAKKMALAYERLFLCIKNETFCTYH, from the coding sequence ATGGCATTCAACAAGCCTAAAAAGCCCCTTTTTTCTCTTAATTCTAACCTATGCACCACCCTCTTTTTCATTGTTCTTTTCACCATACCAACTCTTCTCCTCCTCCATACCCCTACTAACTCCATTTGCACAAGCACTTCATTGAAAATAAAGTCTTGGTCCGGTGATCTACGTGATGCTGAGTTTTCATGGAACCGTTTGAAGTTCAATAATAAAGATCCCACATTGAAAACTCTAAAAATCGCGGTCTTTTCAAGGAAATGGCCTATGAGTGCTACCCCTGGTGGCATGGAGCGTCATGCCTATACGTTGCATATGGCTATGGCACGTCGTGGACACCAAGTGCATGTCTTCACTTCACCTCCTATGGAACATGTTACTCCAACTACATCACATATGATCGATGATTCTACACAAAGTCCAAATCTTTCACCTATTATTCATTGGCATGAGGGCGAGGCAGGGAAATGGCGTTACAATAAGGCATGGGAGCACTATGAAAAGGAAAATGAGAGAGAACCATTCGATGTAATTCACTCAGAAAGTGTGGCATTGCCTCATCATGTAGCTCTTGGCCTTTCGAATCTCGTGGTATCATGGCATGGAATAGCTCTAGAGAGTGTACAATCAAGGATATTCCAAGATTTAGCTAGAAATCCAAACGAACCTATGTCTTCAACTTTTAATCAAGGCCTACAAGGAATGATACCAAAGGTGTTAAATGAAATTAGATTTTTTCATAACTATGCACACCATGTAGCCATAAGTGATAGTTGTGGAGAAATGCTTAGAGATATATACCAAATTCCAAGAAGAAGAGTCCATGTGATTGTCAATGGAGTGGATGAAGAAGAATTTGGTGAAGATTCAAGACTAGGCCATGATTTTGGATCCAAAATAGGCGTGCCACGAAATGCAAGCATAGTACTTGGTGTAGCTGGAAGATTGGTAAAAGATAAAGGACACCCTTTACTTTATGAAGCGTTTTcacaactcaaagaaaaatacccTAATGTTTATTTAATAGTAGCTGGCTCTGGACCTTGGTTACAAAGGTACAAAGATTTAGGACCACAAGTTATAGTATTAGGTTCAATGAATCCATCTGAATTAAAAGCATTTTATAACTCAATAGACATATTTGTGAATCCAACACTTAGACCACAAGGCCTTGATCTTACATTAATGGAAGCAATGATGAGTGGAAAACCGATTATGGCTTCAAGATTTCCTAGTATAAAGGGCACAATTATTGTGGATGATGAATATGGATTTATGTTTACACCAAATGTGGAGTCATTGGTAGAAGCACTTGAACGAGTAGTTGAAGAAGGAAGAGAAAAATTAGCAAGAAGAGGAAAGGCTTGTAGGGAATATGCAGCTTCTATGTTCACTGCAAAGAAGATGGCTTTGGCTTATGAAAGATTGTTCCTTTGCATTAAGAATGAAACATTTTGTACCTAccattaa
- the LOC107856905 gene encoding protein NUCLEAR FUSION DEFECTIVE 4 isoform X1 → MAENESRKWIILVATIWIQAFTGTNFDFSAYSSELKAVLGISQVQLNYLATASDLGKALGWSSGLALMYMPLWSVMFVAAFMGLVGYGMQWLVILDLLSLPYFVVFFLCLLAGCSITWFNTVCFVLCIKNFPSNRPLALALTVSFNGVSAALYNLPAISLNPSSTHIYLLLNAFIPLITSIASLVPILRQSPVNPLPSNGIKQEQLIFVVLNFLALITGMYLLFVHSPDSSTARVIFAGAILLLVLPLGIPGIIYARDWFQHKLFSSFALQGSGFLLVDADDLDFHKEFLSRENSQINVTSYAVNGDGPTLTLSLTRIIGTGGDSEQACCGKIIEKDQLFMLGEEHKAGMLVKRLDFWLYYLAYFCGGTIGLVYSNNLGQIAQSLGHSSMTSTLITLYSSFSFFGRLLSAAPDFIRLKFYFARTGWLAIALVPTPIAFFLVAASGNEVALQAGTALIGLSSGFIFAAAVSITSELFGPNSVGVNHNILITNIPIGSLVYGFLAALIYDNNAAAGKATSSLIQMMTDTAVCMGRKCYFSTFIWWGCLALLGLVSSVLLFLRTRPAYERFEQNRRTNLLA, encoded by the exons ATGGCAGAAAATGAATCAAGAAAATGGATAATATTAGTAGCAACCATATGGATTCAAGCGTTCACTGGAACCAACTTCGACTTCTCAGCTTACTCCTCGGAGTtgaaagctgttttgggaatcTCACAAGTCCAGTTGAACTACCTTGCAACGGCGTCCGATCTCGGAAAGGCGCTGGGATGGTCGTCCGGTTTGGCGTTGATGTATATGCCGTTGTGGTCCGTCATGTTTGTTGCTGCTTTCATGGGATTGGTTGGTTATGGGATGCAGTGGCTTGTTATTCTTGACCTCCTTTCCTTGCCTTATTTTGTG GTATTTTTCCTTTGCTTGTTAGCTGGATGCAGCATCACTTGGTTCAACACAGTTTGTTTTGTTCTCTGCATAAAGAATTTCCCTTCTAACAGACCATTAGCACTTGCACTCACTGTCAGTTTCAATGGAGTTAGTGCTGCCTTATACAACCTTCCAGCAATTTCTTTAAACCCTTCTTCCACTCACATTTACCTTCTTCTTAATGCCTTCATTCCCTTAATTACTTCAATTGCATCACTTGTCCCAATTCTTCGACAATCCCCTGTCAATCCCCTGCCATCTAATGGCATCAAACAAGAGCAGCTCATATTCGTCGTACTAAATTTCCTAGCTCTAATTACTGGCATGTATCTTCTCTTTGTACATTCACCTGATTCATCAACAGCTCGTGTAATTTTTGCTGGTGCTATTTTACTACTTGTCCTTCCGTTGGGAATTCCAGGCATTATTTATGCACGTGATTGGTTTCAACATAAGCTATTCTCTAGTTTTGCTCTTCAAGGTTCCGGCTTCCTACTCGTTGATGCTGATGATCTTGACTTCCATAAAGAGTTCCTTAGTCGCGAGAATAGCCAGATCAATGTAACGTCTTATGCTGTCAATGGTGATGGACCGACTCTTACATTAAGCCTAACGAGGATTATAGGCACCGGTGGAGATAGTGAACAAGCATGTTGCGGGAAAATAATTGAGAAGGATCAGTTGTTCATGCTTGGAGAAGAACATAAGGCAGGAATGCTGGTTAAAAGATTGGATTTTTGGTTATACTATCTTGCTTACTTTTGTGGAGGAACAATTGGGCTTGTGTATAGTAACAATCTTGGACAAATTGCACAATCACTTGGACATAGTTCAATGACTTCTACTCTTATTACATTGTACTCATCCTTCTCCTTCTTTGGTCGCTTGCTCTCTGCAGCTCCAGATTTCATCAGATT AAAGTTTTATTTTGCAAGGACAGGTTGGCTAGCAATTGCATTAGTTCCAACACCAATAGCATTCTTCTTGGTAGCAGCAAGTGGAAATGAGGTAGCACTTCAAGCAGGAACAGCATTGATTGGATTGAGTTCGGGATTCATCTTTGCTGCAGCAGTGTCAATAACATCAGAACTCTTTGGTCCAAACAGTGTTGGAGTCAACCACAACATTCTCATCACAAATATCCCTATTGGATCACTCGTCTATGGTTTCCTTGCGGCTCTTATTTATGATAATAATGCTGCTGCTGGTAAAGCCACTTCTTCATTAATACAGATGATGACTGATACAGCGGTTTGTATGGGAAGGAAATGCTACTTTTCAACTTTTATCTGGTGGGGTTGTCTTGCCCTTTTAGGACTTGTTTCAAGTGTGTTGTTGTTCTTAAGAACTCGGCCTGCTTATGAGCGATTCGAGCAAAATCGTCGAACAAATTTGTTGGCCTGA
- the LOC107856905 gene encoding protein NUCLEAR FUSION DEFECTIVE 4 isoform X2: MAENESRKWIILVATIWIQAFTGTNFDFSAYSSELKAVLGISQVQLNYLATASDLGKALGWSSGLALMYMPLWSVMFVAAFMGLVGYGMQWLVILDLLSLPYFVVFFLCLLAGCSITWFNTVCFVLCIKNFPSNRPLALALTVSFNGVSAALYNLPAISLNPSSTHIYLLLNAFIPLITSIASLVPILRQSPVNPLPSNGIKQEQLIFVVLNFLALITGMYLLFVHSPDSSTARVIFAGAILLLVLPLGIPGIIYARDWFQHKLFSSFALQGSGFLLVDADDLDFHKEFLSRENSQINVTSYAVNGDGPTLTLSLTRIIGTGGDSEQACCGKIIEKDQLFMLGEEHKAGMLVKRLDFWLYYLAYFCGGTIGLVYSNNLGQIAQSLGHSSMTSTLITLYSSFSFFGRLLSAAPDFIRLLASNCISSNTNSILLGSSKWK, from the exons ATGGCAGAAAATGAATCAAGAAAATGGATAATATTAGTAGCAACCATATGGATTCAAGCGTTCACTGGAACCAACTTCGACTTCTCAGCTTACTCCTCGGAGTtgaaagctgttttgggaatcTCACAAGTCCAGTTGAACTACCTTGCAACGGCGTCCGATCTCGGAAAGGCGCTGGGATGGTCGTCCGGTTTGGCGTTGATGTATATGCCGTTGTGGTCCGTCATGTTTGTTGCTGCTTTCATGGGATTGGTTGGTTATGGGATGCAGTGGCTTGTTATTCTTGACCTCCTTTCCTTGCCTTATTTTGTG GTATTTTTCCTTTGCTTGTTAGCTGGATGCAGCATCACTTGGTTCAACACAGTTTGTTTTGTTCTCTGCATAAAGAATTTCCCTTCTAACAGACCATTAGCACTTGCACTCACTGTCAGTTTCAATGGAGTTAGTGCTGCCTTATACAACCTTCCAGCAATTTCTTTAAACCCTTCTTCCACTCACATTTACCTTCTTCTTAATGCCTTCATTCCCTTAATTACTTCAATTGCATCACTTGTCCCAATTCTTCGACAATCCCCTGTCAATCCCCTGCCATCTAATGGCATCAAACAAGAGCAGCTCATATTCGTCGTACTAAATTTCCTAGCTCTAATTACTGGCATGTATCTTCTCTTTGTACATTCACCTGATTCATCAACAGCTCGTGTAATTTTTGCTGGTGCTATTTTACTACTTGTCCTTCCGTTGGGAATTCCAGGCATTATTTATGCACGTGATTGGTTTCAACATAAGCTATTCTCTAGTTTTGCTCTTCAAGGTTCCGGCTTCCTACTCGTTGATGCTGATGATCTTGACTTCCATAAAGAGTTCCTTAGTCGCGAGAATAGCCAGATCAATGTAACGTCTTATGCTGTCAATGGTGATGGACCGACTCTTACATTAAGCCTAACGAGGATTATAGGCACCGGTGGAGATAGTGAACAAGCATGTTGCGGGAAAATAATTGAGAAGGATCAGTTGTTCATGCTTGGAGAAGAACATAAGGCAGGAATGCTGGTTAAAAGATTGGATTTTTGGTTATACTATCTTGCTTACTTTTGTGGAGGAACAATTGGGCTTGTGTATAGTAACAATCTTGGACAAATTGCACAATCACTTGGACATAGTTCAATGACTTCTACTCTTATTACATTGTACTCATCCTTCTCCTTCTTTGGTCGCTTGCTCTCTGCAGCTCCAGATTTCATCAGATT GTTGGCTAGCAATTGCATTAGTTCCAACACCAATAGCATTCTTCTTGGTAGCAGCAAGTGGAAATGA